A genome region from Methylorubrum populi includes the following:
- the recG gene encoding ATP-dependent DNA helicase RecG yields MTSDTSQTLGHPAEAAPPRSGGNDAPGLRPSILDPLFAPARGLPGVGPKIAPLIEKLLGSEERPARVADLLFHLPQSGVARPLCGSIRDAPTGEPVTLGVTVVAHRPPAPGKRAFRVLVEDGTGDISLVFFGMPRGRIEKMLPLGAHRYVSGRIDLWDGTRQMVHPARILDEQGLAGLPAVEPIYGATEGLTSRVIGRIVHGALDRLPVLPEWQDASYLARNRFPPFAEALRTEHRPEEAPPPPVEGQAPPASPARRRLAYDELLASQLALALVRARQRRKAGRVNAGDGHLKARVEAALPFALTGAQTRAVEEIRADMASERRMLRLLQGDVGSGKTAVALLAMASAVEAGRQAALMAPTEILARQHYERLVPLAGALRLRLLTGRDRAAERRATLADLAAGAIDIVVGTHALFQEAVAFRDLGLAVVDEQHRFGVHQRLALGAKGEAVDILVMTATPIPRTLALTFFGDMDVSVLDEKPAGRQPIRTITVPVERIDEVVEGLHRALASGDRVYWICPLVAESEYVDLAAAAERFADLKKHLGDGVGLIHGRMPGPEKDAAMEAFAAGRIRVLVSTTVVEVGVDVPEATIMVIEHAERFGLAQLHQLRGRVGRGSKASSCLLLYRGPLGQVAKARLEMMRGSEDGFRIAEEDLRLRGEGEVLGTRQSGMAAFRLARLESDGDLLEAARDDARLIVERDPGLRSERGRSLRVLLYLFEREAAIRLIGAG; encoded by the coding sequence ATGACCTCGGACACCAGCCAGACCCTCGGGCACCCTGCGGAGGCGGCCCCTCCCCGCTCCGGCGGGAACGACGCCCCCGGCCTTCGCCCCAGCATCCTCGACCCGCTCTTCGCCCCCGCCCGCGGCCTGCCCGGCGTCGGGCCGAAGATCGCGCCGCTGATCGAAAAGCTGCTCGGCTCCGAGGAGCGGCCGGCCCGCGTCGCCGACCTGCTGTTCCATCTGCCGCAGAGCGGCGTCGCCCGGCCGCTCTGCGGCTCGATCCGCGACGCGCCGACGGGGGAGCCCGTCACCCTCGGCGTCACCGTGGTGGCGCACCGGCCGCCGGCCCCCGGCAAGCGCGCCTTCCGGGTGCTGGTGGAGGACGGGACCGGCGACATCAGCCTCGTCTTCTTCGGCATGCCGCGGGGGCGCATCGAGAAGATGCTGCCGCTGGGCGCACACCGCTACGTCTCGGGCCGGATCGACCTGTGGGACGGCACCCGGCAGATGGTGCATCCCGCGCGCATCCTCGACGAACAGGGGCTCGCGGGCCTGCCCGCCGTCGAGCCGATCTACGGCGCGACCGAGGGGCTGACCTCGCGGGTGATCGGCAGGATCGTCCACGGGGCGCTCGACCGGCTTCCCGTGCTGCCCGAGTGGCAGGACGCGTCCTATCTCGCCCGCAATCGCTTCCCGCCCTTCGCCGAGGCCCTGCGCACCGAGCACCGCCCCGAGGAGGCGCCCCCTCCCCCGGTCGAGGGGCAGGCCCCGCCCGCGAGCCCGGCCCGGCGCCGGCTCGCCTACGACGAGCTGCTCGCCTCGCAGCTCGCCCTCGCCCTCGTGCGCGCCCGCCAGCGGCGGAAAGCCGGCCGGGTCAATGCCGGCGACGGGCACCTGAAGGCGCGGGTCGAGGCCGCCCTGCCCTTCGCTTTGACCGGCGCCCAGACGCGGGCGGTGGAGGAGATCCGTGCCGACATGGCCTCCGAGCGGCGGATGCTGCGCCTGCTCCAGGGCGATGTCGGCTCCGGCAAGACGGCGGTGGCGCTGCTCGCCATGGCCTCGGCGGTGGAGGCCGGGCGGCAGGCGGCGCTGATGGCGCCGACCGAGATTCTCGCAAGGCAGCACTACGAGCGGCTGGTGCCGCTGGCCGGCGCCCTGCGCCTGCGGCTGCTGACCGGCCGCGACCGCGCGGCCGAGCGCCGGGCGACGCTGGCGGATCTGGCGGCGGGCGCGATCGACATCGTGGTGGGCACCCACGCCCTGTTCCAGGAGGCGGTGGCGTTCCGCGATCTCGGCCTCGCGGTGGTGGACGAGCAGCACCGCTTCGGCGTGCACCAGCGCCTCGCGCTGGGCGCCAAGGGCGAGGCCGTCGACATCCTGGTGATGACCGCGACACCGATCCCGCGCACGCTCGCGCTGACCTTCTTCGGCGACATGGACGTCTCGGTGCTCGACGAGAAGCCGGCGGGGCGCCAGCCGATCAGGACCATCACCGTCCCCGTGGAGCGCATCGACGAGGTGGTGGAGGGCCTGCACCGGGCGCTTGCATCGGGCGACCGGGTCTACTGGATCTGCCCGCTGGTGGCCGAATCGGAATACGTCGATCTCGCCGCGGCGGCCGAACGCTTCGCGGATCTCAAGAAGCATCTCGGGGACGGGGTCGGTCTGATCCACGGCAGGATGCCGGGGCCGGAGAAGGATGCGGCGATGGAGGCGTTCGCCGCCGGCCGCATCCGCGTGCTCGTCTCCACGACGGTGGTGGAGGTCGGCGTCGACGTGCCGGAGGCCACCATCATGGTCATCGAGCATGCCGAGCGCTTCGGGCTGGCCCAGCTCCACCAGCTCCGCGGCCGGGTCGGGCGCGGCTCGAAGGCCTCGTCCTGCCTGCTGCTCTATCGCGGACCGCTCGGCCAGGTCGCCAAGGCGCGCCTGGAGATGATGCGCGGCAGCGAGGACGGCTTTCGCATCGCCGAGGAGGACCTGCGCCTGCGCGGCGAGGGCGAGGTGCTCGGCACCCGCCAGTCCGGCATGGCCG
- a CDS encoding NAD(P)-dependent oxidoreductase has translation MRVLLTGSSGWLGRFLAPQLRAAGHAVTGLDVAPGPETQVLGSVAETGLVARVFGAHGIEAVIHAGALHKPDIARYPAQGFIDVNVTGTLNLLEAAVRAGHDRFVFTSTTSLMISQAIRDETADHAVWLDEESGPLAPRNIYGVTKRAAEDLCRLFRLERGLACLVLRIARFFPEEDDTHRDLSGENRKANEFLHRRLTVEDAARAHVVALERTPAIGFDTFVLSAPTPFARADARALKEDAAGVIARLFPDAPGLYARHGWQLPARIGRVYDASRAERVLGFRCETDFSRVLDALRTGAPLPFAHDADYVSPQVRAEASPMP, from the coding sequence ATGCGCGTGCTTCTCACCGGTTCCTCCGGCTGGCTCGGCCGGTTCCTCGCCCCGCAACTGCGCGCGGCGGGCCACGCCGTCACCGGGCTCGACGTGGCACCTGGGCCTGAGACGCAGGTGCTCGGCTCGGTGGCCGAGACCGGGCTGGTCGCGCGAGTCTTCGGCGCGCACGGCATCGAGGCGGTGATCCATGCCGGCGCCCTGCACAAGCCGGACATCGCCCGGTATCCGGCGCAGGGCTTCATCGACGTGAACGTGACCGGCACGCTCAACCTGCTGGAGGCGGCGGTCCGAGCGGGACACGACCGCTTCGTCTTCACCTCCACCACCTCGCTGATGATCTCGCAGGCGATCCGCGACGAGACCGCCGACCACGCGGTCTGGCTCGACGAGGAATCGGGGCCGCTCGCGCCGCGCAACATCTACGGCGTGACCAAGCGCGCCGCCGAGGATCTCTGCCGGCTCTTCCGTCTGGAGCGCGGGCTCGCCTGCCTCGTGCTGCGCATCGCCCGCTTCTTCCCCGAGGAGGACGACACCCATCGCGACCTCTCCGGCGAGAACCGCAAGGCCAACGAGTTCCTGCACCGCCGCCTCACCGTGGAGGATGCCGCCCGCGCCCACGTCGTCGCGCTGGAGCGGACGCCGGCGATCGGCTTCGACACCTTCGTGCTCTCGGCCCCGACGCCTTTCGCGCGTGCGGACGCGCGGGCTTTGAAGGAGGATGCGGCGGGCGTGATCGCCCGGCTGTTTCCCGACGCGCCCGGCCTCTACGCCCGGCACGGCTGGCAGCTTCCGGCGCGCATCGGCCGGGTCTACGACGCCTCGCGCGCCGAGCGGGTCCTGGGCTTCCGCTGCGAGACGGACTTTTCGCGCGTGCTCGACGCCCTGCGCACCGGCGCCCCGCTGCCCTTCGCGCACGATGCGGACTACGTTTCGCCGCAGGTGCGGGCTGAGGCTTCCCCCATGCCGTGA
- a CDS encoding succinate dehydrogenase assembly factor 2, translating into MSGTTRTSADLDPRRRRTLFRAWHRGIREMDLIMGRFADAEIGGLSDEELTEFEALIEVPDRDLFRWLTGEAETPENYDTAVYRRLKAFHRHDAPIHS; encoded by the coding sequence ATGTCCGGCACCACCCGAACCAGCGCCGACCTCGACCCGCGCCGCCGCCGCACGCTGTTTCGCGCGTGGCACCGCGGCATCCGCGAGATGGACCTGATCATGGGCCGCTTCGCCGATGCCGAGATCGGCGGCCTTTCGGACGAGGAACTGACCGAGTTCGAGGCGCTGATCGAGGTGCCCGACCGCGACCTGTTCCGCTGGCTCACCGGCGAGGCCGAGACCCCGGAGAACTACGACACGGCGGTCTATCGCCGGCTCAAGGCGTTCCATCGGCACGACGCGCCGATCCATAGCTGA